One genomic segment of Tachyglossus aculeatus isolate mTacAcu1 chromosome 17, mTacAcu1.pri, whole genome shotgun sequence includes these proteins:
- the LOC119939060 gene encoding WAG22 antigen-like, protein MAGRPPTRRPIHRPGRNGGRVGGRGGEREGEGASRRASERPRVRKARQVPPAGRTPDPRGGASEGEGRGLRGDGRGLWLKEAWPATEWRCSEEMGVAIDGVGVSCDGIGVASEETNGACGGDGRGLRGGGRGLRKDGRGIRGDERGMGGASGEMGGARDGVGVACGGVGVASEKVDGDSERVGGASVEMDGACEGWAGPLRRGAWLPRGGRPLRGDGRGLLRDGRGLQRNGAGRPKGGASWAGRSIRGRGGASEKMGEGPPERGGAPEEGAGPPRRWTGTPRRWAGPPKGTGVATEEVGVVSDGVGVASDVLGVACEGMGGVFQGRGLLSREGHRGRGGVCGEMGVACEGMGGASERDGRGFRGGGRGLRRSAV, encoded by the exons ATGGCGGGGCGGCCACCCACCCGCCGGCCGATCCACCGGCCCGGAAGAAACGGCGGGCGAGTGGGCGGGCGAGGGGGCGAGCGGGAGGGCGAGGGGGCGAGCCGGAGGGCGAGTGAGAGGCCGCGCGTGCGCAAAGCCCGCCAAGTCCCCCCCGCCGGCCGAACACCCGacccgaggggcggggcctccgagGGGGAGGGGCGTGGTCTTCGTGGAGATGGGCGTGGCTTGTGGTTGAAGGAGGCGTGGCCTGCGACTGAATGGCGGTGCTCCGAGGAGATGGGCGTGGCCATTGATGGTGTGGGCGTGTCCTGCGATGGAATAGGCGTGGCCTCCGAGGAGACGAACGGCGCCTGCGGGGGGGATGGGCGTGGTCTgcggggcggtgggcggggcctgcgaaAGGATGGGCGGGGCATCCGAGGAGATGAACGGG GGATGGGCGGGGCATCCGGGGAGATGGGCGGGGCCCGCGATGGGGTGGGTGTGGCCTGCGGTGGAGTGGGCGTGGCCTCCGAGAAGGTGGACGGGGACTCCGAGAGGGTGGGCGGTGCCTCCGTGGAGATGGACGGGGCGTGcgaggggtgggcggggcctcttAGAAGAGGGGCGTGGCTTCCGAGGGGTGGGCGGCCCCTGCGGGGAGATGGGCGGGGCCTCCTACGAGATGGGCGGGGCCTCCAGAGGAATGGGGCGGGGCGTCCTAAGGGAGGGGCCTCCTGGGCAGGGAGGAGCATccgaggaaggggcggggcctccgagAAGATGG GGGAGGGGCCTCCTGAGCGGGGAGGAGCACcagaggaaggggcggggcctccgagAAGATGGACGGGGACTCCGAGAAGATGGGCGGGGCCTCCGAAAGGGACGGGCGTGGCCACCGAGGAGGTGGGCGTGGTCTCAGATGGGGTGGGCGTGGCCTCCGACGTGCTGGGCGTGGCCTGCGAAGGGATGGGCGGGGTCTTCCAGGGGAGGGGCCTCCTGAGCAGGGAGGGGCACCGAGGAAGGGGCGGGGTCTGCGGGGAGATGGGCGTGGCCTGTGAGGGGATGGGCGGGGCCTCCGAAAGGGATGGGCGGGGCTTCCGAGGTGGTGGGCGTGGCCTGCGAAGGAGTGCAgtttag